TATTGgcttaataatattaattcaTGGTTTAACAACACATATGAGACTTGCGTTTTTAAAGcataatgtaaatatagtaaataataatcatgCTGAATTAATAGATGctgataattattatttatatgaagGCAGCTGGATAGAagaatttaataaaaatggtTATTCTGTATATGGAATTGATTTACAGGGTCATGGTGAATCTGATGGATATGATAATTTAAGACTTCatgttaataattttgatgATTATGCAGGTGATGTAAttgaatatattagaaGGGTTAATTCTTTAATTACTTCTGAAGAAAATGTATTAGATGAAAATACATCGgattatgataaaaaggaaaaaaatagaaaaaagcttccaatatatatattaggTTCATCAATGGGTGGAAATGTTGTTTTAAGAGCATTGGAAATATTAGGAGAATCAAATGAAGATATATctaatttaaatattaaaggATGTATATCCTTATCTGGAATGGTCTCAATTACAAAAGTCGGATCTATTAAATCATTAAAATATCgattatattatttaccTGGAATAAACTTTTTATCATCCATATGTTCCACTTGTAGAACAAGTAAAGGAAAGGTTtcatttgaaaaatatCCTTATATTGAAGATATCCTTtcatatgataaatatcGATACAAAGGTCATATCACAAACAAACTTGCTTATGGAATTGTAAAATGTATAGATACTttagataaaaatataaggTCCTATCCCTCAAATATCCctgttttatttattcattcaAAAAATGATACGATATGTGATTATCAAGATGTTgaatctttttttaaaggaCTGCATAATGTTAATAAAGAGCTATACGCATTAGAAGATATGGATCACGATCTTATAGCAGAACCAGGAAATGAAAgtgttttaaaaaaaattattcaatggatggataatataaatcaaaagtgaaaaaaaaaaaaaatatatatatatatatatatatatatatatatatatacgaAATACATgtaattaaaaatacatttggtatttattatttatatgttaattatttaaacaaatttttatataataatatatttgatgAAGTAATGTTATCATGTgttaatgaaatattttaatatataataataattatatatatacaatgttattatttcattttttatatatagtttcagttttattgttattaattttttatttttacaaaaacataatatatttttcgGTATAAgcattaaaaaaaataataaaataaaataaataaataaataaataagtgttaatgaaaaagaaaatatattttttaaatgtatcatcacattttaataagaaaaaattcAACGAATTCATAGATTTTATTTCGAGGTTTTTGTTACTTTGTGTATTATATGTGAAGAAAGCTCTTCgcgaaaaaaaaaaaaaaaaaaaaattcctgtatatatttgcttttcttctttttttttaaaaaatttgagaaatataaaaataatattcattaaaatatataataaatggAGTATTAGAAGTATctatatatctatatatatatatatatatatatatatatatatataattttttttttttttttttctttttttttccttttaaatgtgtaatataaaatgtgaaaaaaaaaattgaatatatattcttatatatttaagtaaaatattaatacatgaaaacttttttatcacacatacacatatatatatatatatatatatgatattatttattttatatgctaatttaaaaaaataataagaataagaAAAACTATATTTACATACCTTGTATATTGTTGtagaatattattattatgctatatatataattttttttaattattcaattattgattatatattttttctataaactgctttaatatatttttaatctatatagtattaaaaattatatttttttaaaataaggaatatattatatatttttattttaaatcggaatataattaaattataatatgtatcattaattaataattttcaaaaaaagttgagggaaaaaaaaataaatgaaagAATCAAAAGAgaatacatttattatatatgaattcAAAATGAActgatatatatatatatatatataattttttctttttaatattaaatattacaCAAATCTAGGgttttcttattttatattacattccacaaaaattttttttattggaaaataatattaataacatTGAGGATTTCTCTTACACACTTTATTCTAATGCgctattttttttattagtTTCTTTCTCATAAAAGtaatttcttttcatattaAACAGGTTAGttaaataacataaaataaaataaattaatcaagtaatatttaaaaaaaaaaaaaaaaaatttttttttttgaaaagaataaaagaaatatatatattaagaaggaaaattttttataatttaagaTCACAatcgttttttttttttttttttcctaaTAGTATATCATCTAAccataaaaatttattaaattttgGAAGCAGTATTATCTATCTGagttaaaaaataa
Above is a genomic segment from Plasmodium reichenowi strain SY57 chromosome 9, whole genome shotgun sequence containing:
- a CDS encoding lysophospholipase, putative, which translates into the protein MSTGDIIPEERSIPICRVDSFYNKDGLSIKNYSWTVKKAIGLIILIHGLTTHMRLAFLKHNVNIVNNNHAELIDADNYYLYEGSWIEEFNKNGYSVYGIDLQGHGESDGYDNLRLHVNNFDDYAGDVIEYIRRVNSLITSEENVLDENTSDYDKKEKNRKKLPIYILGSSMGGNVVLRALEILGESNEDISNLNIKGCISLSGMVSITKVGSIKSLKYRLYYLPGINFLSSICSTCRTSKGKVSFEKYPYIEDILSYDKYRYKGHITNKLAYGIVKCIDTLDKNIRSYPSNIPVLFIHSKNDTICDYQDVESFFKGLHNVNKELYALEDMDHDLIAEPGNESVLKKIIQWMDNINQK